The Solea senegalensis isolate Sse05_10M linkage group LG14, IFAPA_SoseM_1, whole genome shotgun sequence genomic sequence CAGCTTTGCAGTAGCTGTTACTTGCGTTCCAATTCCTAGAGATTAATTTCTCTTACTTTCAACATGGACAGTAGCTCTTGCAGGCGACCATGACTCACATTATCTCTGCAAGTTTACTCCTCAATTGTCCACTTGTATATCTCCACACTTTTAGCCTCTGTTAATGCTGCAGCATTTCGTACAGTCCGTTATCGATTTGTTAATCACAGCTATGGGCTATTTTCTATAGTAATCTTCTGTCCCTGCTCCGGGGTTTCAGCACCAAAAATGTGGGGACTTAACTGTGACTTATCTTATCATTAAACATTTTACCATTTCTTTTCAGTGTTCATTCTAAAGTACAACACTTTGCTTTATTGTTTACTTTACTTGTAGGATAGCtaaaatgtatgtacatatttGCATTATGTACAAGTTATACACGTATTTTGTGCTAATCAAATCTttcctgctttttaaaaaacgtCCCAGGGGCAGAGTAGTTGAATAATTCAGCTTCTCTAGTTTAACTTTAGAAAGTAGGTTGCGAGGCAGACAAGTAGGCTAGGCTTAGTGTGGGGGGAAATGGGAAAAGCCATTTTTTATACCTATGTTCATTTCTTGATCTTTATCCCAGTTTGGGTAGTAGTATGGAATATAGAATACagactctttttttgtctgtgagcTCTATTTTGAGACTTGACCTGCTTAACCTGTAATGCAGCAAGTGTCATTCTTTTACATTCCAGATTAGACATTCTTATAATAAGTGGTTTCTGTCAGGGGGAGAAATAAATATTCtgctatgtttgtttttttttttgcaaaatgtgAAACGGACCGGTTGTGCACCACAATTCAATGAAGAGTAATTTGACTGAACAATTTACAGCCAGATGGTGTTGATCTTGGGTCTCAAAGTTGTTTTAAACACTTAGCTACTTGAATTAGCACCATGTCATGTTTAGTCATAGGGATTTTTTGCAAAATGATTCCACTTCAATTTCCTAGGTGACTCACTCTCACTTTCTTCACGTTTAGTACAATTATTAGTTTGCAGTACAACAGCAGACATCTAACATGGTCATATTCAAATTACTTGCACTATGTACTATTTAAGCAACATCATAAGATGGCAGATGGTACATGTTGCACAAATTAATTGGCCCTACttgaaaaaatattgtttttccaAACATTGACCTTTACTGACTAAAACAGGGCTGTAATGAAAAGACAATGAGTTAATCTCAGTGtttcatgtactgtatttgatCGTGTTGGGATTATGGCATCCATCTTCTATAGAAAAGGATATTGCATTGTACAAGCCTTTCCTGTCCACTGTGCACATTTCTACATACTTGGTTCCATCAGTATTGAAAGTGATGTAAGGTTTGCATGGTGTGTACACCCTTTCTTTTGTCAAAGGACTGATTACATTCTAACAGGAGAGGTTAATTTTCAACCAGCTAGTTgagtaaaacaaatgcaaacaaacttcATATGAAGAAGATAAACCATGTACATCCACAGCTTGGCCCTTTTTGCCACTCTTTGTTATGAACTGATCTTATTCTATCTCAAAATTGCATATACAAAGTCAATATTTTACAATAGGGTAAAGTTACTCATGTCTAGGCCTTTTATGTGTACTGTTTAAGCCCTTTATTTGCTGTAAATAAGTGTGGAACAGTGTCCGTGGCATTTTGTCTGAAAACATGTGGGTTATTCTCATGTTACAGAGGGAATTCTTGCACTAACAAGAGTCACCTGGTTTACATCAAATCACAGGAAGGAATGTGGCCTAGTCTATATTTAAATTTGATCTTTCAAACGGTATGTGCTATGAAAGAGACCGTCTGTAGGTAATCAGGGGGAAGCTTTTCTTAACAGAAACATGACCTTATATTTGTGgacttgtatgtgtgtatatgctgGCAATTGTGATTGAACTTTATCTTTTATAAACAATACAATTTGTAGAAAGTAGGGGGATTCATTTGGTGACGTGATTTTAAGATAAGAAAGGGTTTGTTTGACCAGTGAGGTGAGAGTGTTATTCTTCCCTGGATCCACCCGAGTGGATTACGCCCCACCTTAACCCCCGCTGAATAGCCAGACAAAATCGATTCTGCCTGCTGTGCGTACAGTTAAGTAAAGTCCCAAtactggaaaaacaacaaatgcataGCCGTAAGAATGTGTGTGACACAGCTACTTGTCCACACTCTCTGGATTTGACTGCCTAATTAAAATTACTAGCACGTGGAGAACTTTCAGTAgcattgggggaaaaaagttaTTTACATTACCCattaaaagcaaacatttaagtTTCATAGCTAAATTTAATGTCTACGTTCATTTATGCATGtgctaaacattttttttttcatgtaaacacgttTAATACTGATAAGTTCAGACTGGACTTTGTGACTTCTACGTACGTTGATGTCATGTGCCTTGATTTCATCTTTGATGGGATATCTTGAGAAACTTGTGCTCGTGATGTGACCATTTGCTTTAACACACTAACCAATTCTATCGGCCCAAATTTCTTAGTGCAAATCCTACAGTCCATTCACTGTTGATTTAATttcctgtgattttttttcttccttttttcatttcaatcacCTGCGTTTTATGtcctgttttattctgttttcagGGATGTCTCAAAACATAATCCACAACATTTATCTAGTTCTTAAGCCTGTGGGGTTGAATATCACAAACTTTACAATGTTTAAATAAGATTCAACACAAACTCCAGCCTCCAAGATGCATCAAACCACTAAAAATGCAACATGGTTGATGAATTgaatattaatcaattacttcttttttgaagtgtttcatcaatttgattttttttataatgatgaaaacaagCATGCACACTTTTCACCttcttaattaattaattaattaattactaattattttctggtttctttgctccataacaaagaaatcattcaaactgaattattttagtttgtgttgcaaaataatttaaGAACAACATCATTTGAAGTTTGGAAAAgactaatcaacatttttccacatgTCATGgcccaaacaactaattgatgaatcaagaaaatagtcgaccgattaatcgatcctgaaaataatcattagttccAGCCCTAAAACCTTGTAACCATCAGGCTGCTGTCCATTGGTAGATGTATGAGATGTGGCCATTAAATTGGAACCAAATCTGGGTCATCCCTAATAACATTTTATGTTGCATATTATTTTTTCTGAATgggccagagcagcagcagcagcagtggtaaAATATTTCCCATAGTAACTGGGTAAAACTGTTGCTCTGATCTGAAGCTTTTCTCTGTGCttactttcatttttcatttaatgttgtgttttattaacgttgtctctctttttttctttgtcctttttgcTTTATCTTTCTACCATTGCTGCCTGTTATCACCAACAAACTCACTGGCTTGCTTTAAATCCATTAAATTTAACAACTCTCAAATTCTCTGCCCGCTGTACCGATTGTTAACGGTGCTCAGCTGGGTTTATAAAGTCTCCCCTGTCTCGGATGAAGCTGATCAATGACAGTGCAGAACTGCACTGCGAAGTGATCGGAAACCCCATCCCTGAGGTACAGTGGTGGTTTATAGAGGGTGAGGAGCCCAACGAGAACTTCACCCAGCTCTTTGATGGAGCACGGGATGACCGTGTGCAGCTAAATGCCACGTATGTCGAACACGCAGCCAGCACCATTCACCTCACTAGCCTCACCCTCGAGGACTCGGGCATGTATGAGTGCCGTGCTTCCAACGATCCTGACCGCAATGAACTGAAGAAGACGCCAAAAATCAAGTGGATCCGCTCACAGGCAAACATTATTGTGATTGAAAGTGAGTGGCAGAGATGCCAGTCAAAGTAGCTTGGCTATTCACTCCAAATTAGTAAACTGGACAATCCGCCCCCATTACACTTGGCTCCCATGCCTTTCCCTCCAAAAACCCCTCTATCCTGCTTCGTCCAGTATACGCTCCCTTTTCTCTCCTGAAGGTCTTAATTTGTCCCGTAGTAGAGTTTGAACCTGGTCCTACGGTGTGGTAGAGCCGCCCTGCAAATCCTGTATTCCCAGACACAGAACATGTCTTAAATCTGATGCCTTCTTTGCCACGTTTCAAAGGTTTAGCTGCAGTAATACTGGTCATAGGGTTGGAAATATGTCAATTGTTCCCGTATGAAATGATTGTAACCATTTATAAGGAATTATAAATGGAAATGATTTTGCTAGTACTAATTAATGCGTTTCCTTAATTACCACCCACAATGCCCCTTTTATTTATGCTTGCAGACCATTCCTGTGTCTTGTATTCTACTGTTCCTTTGGTACAAATTATTAAAGCCACATTTTCAGCCATTTGGCATCTGTCTGCCCTGTGCTCCAGTATTATTATCCAGTATTACCTActatttaaaacttaaatattcCATTGTTACCTTTTATCATGTGCTTGGCAGCGAAAGGGTCGACAACCTGTCTTTCCCCCCTTTGGTCTCGGTCTCtgcatgttatttttaaaatgtctctttcCTTTGACCTCTTGTAGATGTATTAGCTTTCATTACATCTCCTAAATGTCCCTCTACTCCCATGTTTGTCGGAAAGATGTTTCTATATTGGGACGTCTTTCCACTTGGTTTGTAGCTCTGTGCATCAGGACAGAACCTGTCACCCTTTGTTCCTTTATTCTAAGAACAGATTTATTCCTGTGGCCACTTAGGACTCAACAATTGTCTCTACAATGCTTACTTGTCGAGTCCTAACCAGTATGTACAACCCAGTGATGGAAAACATAATTGAGGTACAGTTAAACAAGGTGAATTCACAGATCTCTTTAAACCTTGCCTAAAGTTAAAGTGAGAATTCAAAGAGCTTGTTCGTGTCACTGACCATCAAATTATTGATTTCTGTGAAGAAATGGTTGAGTGTcaagagagaaaggaaaaattAATGATGGGTTCTTTTCAAGAGATGCCTTGAAATACATGTTTAAacattataaaatgttaaatgtcaacaagccttttttcagttttggaaAAGGGTGGAAAATAATGATCTTTTTCTGTTTATCCAAAGCCCCGAACATCATTACTGAACCTTCAGAGGTCACCAATCAGACCTCTGCAGTTCTAAGCTGCAACCTGACAGACTCCAGTCTTCCCATCAAAGGATCCTACTGGGTGCTCAATGGCAAAACAATTGAAAAGTCAGAGTCCTCCGATTCTGCTCCATTTACTTCTCTGAGGTAAGTAGCTACAGCCACCAAAGTGTGTCATGTGGGGGTATCTGCCCTGCAGCCCCTGTGGTACAATAAAGGCACTCATCATTCGATGGTTATGCACGTCTTTTATAATATTTTCTGATTAGTAGCAGATTGAACGAATGGCATAAGAAAATAGCAAACCTTGTGCGCTGTAATTCTTCCATTACCCATGTTCTGAATTAAATATTGACTGAGCATTACTGTTATATAAGCTGTTTACCTCTCCTCGGCCTTGAAAGAGCTatgctttcttttcatttcttcctcTGCCTTAACAGATTTCCTTCTTTTTCGCTTATCTCATCCTgcccctttctctctcctctcttgctgcctccatcagctgCATAGCTAGGGGCACCATTCGGGTATTCACTGCTCTCGATTGGTAGAGAGATGGACCATGTAGATATGCAGCTTTGCCAGTAGTGTTGGCAGCAGGGATAAGCGCCCCTAGCACTGTGCTCACTTGCCCTGACCTTAATTCCTCATTAGAGAGAGGGGGCAGGACTGTACGGGACAGCAGCATCAAACAAAAGTGTGATTGTTATTGCAAGGGGAAGTTTGAACATTTGGACAAGCAGCTTTATTTTCACCCACAGGTAGGGATGTCctgatacaactttttcacttctgatGCGATACCagtattgcagccttgagtattggccgatacagATATCAATCCGATATGATATCGGcacaaatcatacatactttaattacttattttgtagtgtggaatagGCTttatcaagtgatattacttaaacggagaacaatagtcagcaacagtaggtatgaaGAAAACCggcccatttattattaaccaatgggttacataaattttaaccttcaacataagaatattagatttttttgccatgttaatttcatacagtctatggtaaatttcatcaggaggaaagtaccaagtgctaatgggggtgttttcagagcacaggtgtttcacaggtaacgggtgtgtcttcagagaacatcccccttgttttcactactTTGGTTTAgaccaacccacacagggtgagtgacgcGTCTcgcaggtaaacccggagcccAGCCCCGCAGATGCACaacgggcgctgctggatagaagtgctggagcggaatggactgcTTGTATCGGAGTgcttatatcggagattttagaggcagtccgatataatccgatactcattttttggctgatatcggaccgatacaTCCCTACCCACAGGTCTGGAGCTTTAATTGAGCTCTGaagatatttatttactttataatGTGGAATAAAAGACGGAAATTACAGTGTGTTCAGGAGAATCCATTACAATTCACTAGCTGCTTATTTGCAAGCTTGGTTGGTCTGCACAGATCAATACACCCGATTTATTCGCCTATCGCATGTGGTTCTCAAATTCTATATTGTTCTCTTTACATAGTCTGGACAAGATCAACCACCATTCTGCTGGGAAGTATGAATGTGTGTTCCAGACTGAGCCAGAGGTGAAGCAGATGATTGAAGTGAAAAGTaagttttgtcatttaaatgttccTGTCTGTTTGAATCacttttttacatgtttgtacACTAAGTGTTCTTTTATTTCTATAGTGCTGTGCACAGACTATAAATTGATTATGTGCCAAAGGGAGTTGAAAACTGGgtgtcatttatatatttaattaaagaaacTATAGATGTGATAGATTTATGGTAAATTAGACCTATGAGTTACAGgaatatgaatttaaaaaaagaaaacatcaattACACATTTACTCGTGCGacctggttttgttttgttgtgtgaaaGTGCCTATGATGGATAAAAGTTTAAATATGGCTAATTTAATTCACAAAAGTTCTGACTTTGGTTTATGATTTATATTTCCCACCATGCACTAGTCCTTCCCCACGTCTCTGCCCACAAACACTCCGAGCATGGCAATGAGAATGACGTGGTTGTGTTGGTCTGTGACAGCCATGGCTATCCACTGCCCACTGACTGGTCTTGGTTCAAAGAGGAAAATGATGTCAAAATGGTATGCATCTTTCTCATCATAAACCTTTTAACTAAACCCTGCAATCACTTTTATTATTCTCAGGAAATAATGCAGAAtggttgtattttttgtttattctgaaaaactGTCCCTTCAACACAACTCTCAGCCTATCAGCAACGGCACTGGTGACAAATACGAGATTAAGAGCACTCCCAACAAGACCAGTCTGACCATCATTGACCTGAAAATCGAAAAAGACGCTGGAGACTACTTCTGCTCTGGAACCAATGAACTTGGCACAAAAACCGACAAGGTCCACCTGCGTGTCCGCAGTCGCCTGGCTGCTCTCTGGCCCTTCCTTGGCATTGTGGCTGAGGTCATCATCTTGGTGGCCATCATCTTCATCTACGAAAAGAGGAGAAAGCCCGATGAGATCACTGATGGTACGTACGTGGTGTTACCTACAACAGCACACATAAGATCAACTGTCAGGTCCTGTTCAGACAGACATTAGTACTGTGATAATAAGCTAACTTCTCATTCACCACTTCATAGACAATCATTAGGTCGTCAGCACATAATGTTAAACATAATTTGAAATGCATTTGTTagttaaagatccagtgtgtgaaatttaaaaaaagaaaaaggcaaaaatattGTATACAGTAGTGTATTTTAGGCTAATAATAGCTCTTGTGGCTTTAACATATGCCTTTATGTGTAGTTTAGGTAAGAACCTTGCTGTGCTGCCATATATTTGCAGCAGCtagaatggacaaaccagccattgtgtgcatttttgtgttttgaactGGAAGCTTACACAAGTAATGATGAAtgatgtgaaggccactgtattCCATAATACACTTGGGAAAGAGAGGGGTGAGTGAAAGAGTCCTCTTTGTGAGAATCTacactcttacacactggactttaaTCACATACAAAATAGTATGAGGAGGacgttttattattttgtaacttAAATTGGCAATTCCACAGTTTTTTTCCCTAAACGTAACATTCCTTTTACAATGtttcatatacatttttatagcaGTGATGCTGTTTGAACACCTGGAGCTGAACACTGGCCTCAATTGACTCTAAAACCTAGTGGCCAATTTGCTATTTCATGTGAAAAGTAGTTGTATTTGGAAAACATTGCCCTTATGTTTTGAACAGCGAGTTGCCATTGTCTGAAGCAATGTTTCTAAAGCAGTTTAAATTAGCTTACTGTAAGTGATAAGAGAATAAAACACATAGGGCCCAATTTTACAAACCGCAGTGCAAGTGTAATTTTCACGCCCAGTGCCCACGTTGTGTAGGTAGCAAATGTACTTGTGCTCATCAGTGCACTGTGGGTGAGCTTGTCTTAAAATTACGTGTCACCAGGCTCAATGTTGGCACATCGCCATCTTGAGGCAGCAGAACGCCATTGACTAAAAAAAGTCTTAAGTGAATGGCACAGTACTTTAACGGTTATGTAAGCAGTACATTAGATGCGCCGCATACACGCTGCTTGTGTCACAAACGGGGACATGCTTCATCACTTCTCATCAGGTTAATGCAGTTTGAATGTCGGTGCATTTCTTTATCCTTTGCAGTGTAATGGAGTTGTTGAGGGGGCAGAGGGTCAACCGGCTAAGGACCATGTGTTCATTAGCACACACATTAAAGCACACAGAAAACCGCGACAGTACTTCTGTCTCTCCGTCATGATTAAATTGTCACACTCCTGATTCTCAGCTGCCAGTCGAAGTACGGAAGTGTCTTACACGTAATGCTGTGGATACGAGCTTcgtcttaaatgttacacaacaATCTGAGTTGGGCACTACTCAATGCGCTTTAGATCAGCTAAATGGGGCCCATAAACTGTAGAAGTAGTGTGCTGAACTGTGAGCTGAAAGGATTAAGATGGAGATTATTTAAGCTTTTTAGGTGAAGATGTATGCAATGTGGTGGCATGCATTCAATATGTAtcgttattgttttgtttttttggttttctcataatttacattttaaaagaatcaGCATTGGcctctgtgtaaacagtttgtgatagacattattattttttattatttacatttttacttctCTGTTCGCTGCTGATTTTGCATTTTGGTAAGTGAACAAAACTGCATGTCAGACTGAAGTGGTTGAGCTGGGATTACCGCGTGGAATACGCTATGGGAGCTTGAATGAGCTGCTTCCTTGTTCaccagagacacaaagaggaaTCCGCTCAAATGTTTGCTCACTCTTTCACTGGCCTGGCAAAAAAAAGACCGAGCAAGAttcagctgtttttctttccactttatttgtggcctcattttttttattttattttgaaaattcacATGTTTGAGCCAATGAAAGAGTCAACTTGAGACACTTGAACTAAACTAGTGGAATGGTTTGTCATGAAATTGAAAAGGTTGGAaagtgagaggtttcactattTTGTCTGCATGCCTTCTGCATCTTGTAATCTGTGCATGATAAATGAGAGACAGCCCTCTTCTCCAGACCAGTTTAccattttctatttgtctcaTTCACCATTTGGCCACAAAGATGGGCTTCTCTGCCTTACCTTGTGAATACATGCTGTTGCTCTGGTGTCACCACAGACCCTATTCATGCCCgagttgtgtgttttatctccGCCAGTTTTTAAGACTTGTACTGTTTTTATCTTAATGTGGCCACTGCAGTGTTCTTTGGTGTCCTTTTGCTTGTATTGCATGAGCCTCTGTGATGCTAAGGGTTGAATCTGGACAGTTTGTGAATGGCAATTTTTCAAACGCTGCTGCAGATTTACTAAAACACACGCACCATACTGTGTCGAGTGTCATTCAACACACAATATTGATTGTgtgctttaaaataatgtgAGGATTTTGTCGTGTCATTCATTGCCAGAAACAGGCGGGCATGCTTCGGTTCATGTTAATTGGAGTTGATCATAACCTCATTGGACCTCATGTTACAGAGGATGTTATGTTATAACATGTGCTTCCATCATCTGTGGGGAGGGCGCATGTGTTACTCACACCACTCTCACAAATGTAACCTATTTTTCTcacgttcttttttttctttttgtctttctccaCTGATTGTTCATAGATGACGACTCAGGATCTGCTCCTCTGTAAGTACCAGTCAACGGTGTAGCACCTTGATTGTCTCTGAATTTGTCATCTTTCGGTCACTGATCTGTTTGCTCTCTGTTCTACAGGAAGAGCAATTCTACCACCAACCACAAAGACAAGAATGTGAGGCAAAGGAATTCTAACTAGAAGCTGAAAGAGGTGCGTATATTATAGGGAGCAGTTTTCCATTTGAGAGTTCCCAATTAAATATGTACGATAGTTTACATGTTATGggattttttcccctttccccAAATTTTGCTCCTTGCGTGTGTTAATTAGAGATGACTGTTCTTTGTCAACAATTAATGTCATTGTACTTCACTCTTTTTGTAGATGGACAAGCAGATGGCAGTCCAGGATTCAACTGTTGTGAGGCACATTATACTGTGCACCCTGCAACTTTAAGTATCTTTTTGTGCTTGGGTGTTGATGTTTTAAGAAACTGAAGGATAtcctctttatttttattttttttcagctatATTCTCTCATTGTGCAACCAGAGAACATTGTGTGAAATACTTCCTGCTTGAGGCCCGGCATGGGTCAAATATCGCATGAGTTTAAATACTTGTTCtagagaaatgtgtgtttgttgtgaaatcATTAGTATGGTCATGCGAGGAATGCGTAGTTTGTGGTTATTTTTCCGTTTCTGCTGATGCTTCGTTCACTGACCTCACAAATTGTTTGATCTTTTCTTTTGTAACATAGTTTGGAATGGAGACTTTTGAAAGCCAGATCAAGTTTTGTTTCAAGGATCTGAAACATTGATCATGAaactttacttacttacatTTTAAGAGCAGCAACTAGAGTGTTTGTATTCACATGTTTGATCAATCCTCGCACCAACATAAACCATCGCAGAGTTTTAAACTTTGCCATAACAAGCACCAAtcctcttgttttctttgcatttcctttttaaattcaacatttaaagttaaatactaaaatgacttaaattcacacttttttttgtttgttttttgttgccatAAGAAATTAATAGGTTTTagtcaaaaaacacatttcaattttCAGGTATAAGTCACAATCTCTTTTTGC encodes the following:
- the bsg gene encoding basigin isoform X1; amino-acid sequence: MKLLWALSALLLSCWRVNASTAPNIITEPSEVTNQTSAVLSCNLTDSSLPIKGSYWVLNGKTIEKSESSDSAPFTSLSLDKINHHSAGKYECVFQTEPEVKQMIEVKILPHVSAHKHSEHGNENDVVVLVCDSHGYPLPTDWSWFKEENDVKMPISNGTGDKYEIKSTPNKTSLTIIDLKIEKDAGDYFCSGTNELGTKTDKVHLRVRSRLAALWPFLGIVAEVIILVAIIFIYEKRRKPDEITDDDDSGSAPLKSNSTTNHKDKNVRQRNSN
- the bsg gene encoding basigin isoform X2, which codes for MKLLWALSALLLSCWRVNASTAGFIKSPLSRMKLINDSAELHCEVIGNPIPEVQWWFIEGEEPNENFTQLFDGARDDRVQLNATYVEHAASTIHLTSLTLEDSGMYECRASNDPDRNELKKTPKIKWIRSQANIIVIETPNIITEPSEVTNQTSAVLSCNLTDSSLPIKGSYWVLNGKTIEKSESSDSAPFTSLSLDKINHHSAGKYECVFQTEPEVKQMIEVKILPHVSAHKHSEHGNENDVVVLVCDSHGYPLPTDWSWFKEENDVKMPISNGTGDKYEIKSTPNKTSLTIIDLKIEKDAGDYFCSGTNELGTKTDKVHLRVRSRLAALWPFLGIVAEVIILVAIIFIYEKRRKPDEITDDDDSGSAPLKSNSTTNHKDKNVRQRNSN